The Pseudomonadota bacterium nucleotide sequence CCCCCCCCCCGCCCCCCCCCCGCCCGCCGCCCCCTCTCGTTCCGGCCCCTCCCGCTGGGGCGCCCCCTCACGTTTCCCCCCCGCCCGCTCGGCGGGCGGGGGCCCCCCCGCGGGGCCCGCGGCCCCCCCACGACCCGATCATCTGCCGTCCTAGGCGGCTTCGTCGCCCATAACGGCCTTGATCTCGACAAAGTCGTCGAAGCCGAACGAGCCGAACTCGCGGCCGTTACCCGATTGTTTGTAGCCACCGAAAGGTGCTGCAAGGTCCTCCGGTGCGCCGTTAATGTGCACCATGCCGGTGCGCAGACGACGCGCGACCCGACCGGCACGCTCCGCGTTGCCCGATGAGACATAGCTTGACAGACCGTATGGTGTGTCGTTCGCGATGCGAATGGCATCGTCTTCGTCTTTGTAGCCGATGATAGCCAACACGGGTCCGAAGACTTCCTCGCGCGCGATGGTCATGTCATTGGTGACATTGCCGAACACCGTCGGCGAGACGAAGTAACCCCGGTTGAGATGCGCTGGCCGGTCGGGCCCGCCGCATACCAAGGTAGCGCCTTCGTCGATGCCTTCTTGGATCAGCTTCATCACCTTGCCGTACTGCGTGTCGTACGCGATGGGACCAAGGTTTGTGCTCTCGGCCGTGGGGTCGCCCACCACCTGTGTCGCGGCAGCATCGCCCGCGACTTTCATCGCCTCGTCCATTTTATCTTGCGGCACCAGCATGCGGGTCGGCGCGTTGCAGGATTGACCGGTGTTATAGAAACAGGCCAGCGCGCCTTCGTTCACGGCCGCCGGGAAGTCCGCATCATCCAGGATGATGTTGGGCGACTTGCCACCGAGTTCCTGTGTTACGCGTTTGACCGATGGCGCGGCATTGCGAGCGACGTCGACGCCCGCACGCGTGGATCCAGTGAACGAGATCATGTCGATATCGGGATGGGATGCCATATAGGCGCCGACGGTCGGGCCGTCACCATCGATGAGATTGTAGACGCCCTTGGGGACGCCTGCTTCCTCGAGAATCTCCGCCAGAATGTGGGACGACAACGGCGCGATCTCCGACGGTTTGTGGACGACCGTGCATCCGACCGCGAGCGCGGGACCCAACTTGGCGGCAATCTGATTGATCGGCCAGTTCCACGGCGTGATGAAGCCGCACACGCCGATCGGTTCCTTATAGACAACGGTCGCATTATTGACCGCCTCCTCGAACGCATAGGACCGAAGCGTCGCCAATGTCTGCTCAAAGTGCCCGACGCCCGAAGGAGTTTGGGCTTCCTGCGACACGCTGTGAGGCGCACCCATCTCTGCCGTGATCGCCTTTGCCACGTCGTCAAACCGGCGCTTGTAGATATCGACAATGCGCTCCAGCAAGCCGGTTCGCTCCTCCAACGTGGACTGCGAGAATGTCTCAAAGGCAGCCCTCGCCGCGGCGACGGCCTGGTCCACGTCTTTGTCGCTGCCGAGCGATATCTGACCGACGCTCTCTTCGGTTGCCGGGTTGATCACGTCAAGCGCCCCGGCACCACCGACTGGATCGACCCACGCGCCGTTCACGTAGAACTTTCTGAAATCGTACATAGATCCTCCTCAAGTGACGTCCCATGACAGAGGACGTTGCCCCTTGTTTGGTGCGGCCGTGACGGCCTGGCTGACCTGCCAGCACGAAGACTGATCTTGGCCGTCAACACATCGGGGGCGAGCGAGTGTCTGGCCATACGATGTCCCGCCAACGGCTCTCGATCACCGCCAGCAAGACTCGAGTGATATTGCAACTCATTCGCATTCTTGACTAGACTTTTCGTAGCCGATTTGAGCTGGCCGGTCAGGGACGACTTGTCGCTCGTCGACGCGCGAAGAGATCGCGTGGTCGCAATGCGCCAAGAAATCGCCGTGCCGCAGGTCCACGACCCCCAACGCTGTCCCGGTGACCTTCGGTCTCGTGGGCGCACGCGCGGTGGTCCGCACCAACGCGTTCACGCTTATCTGGTGAACACCTCTCGGGCGGCCCTCTAGTCACCGGTTGCGGTTCGACATCGACCAGTCTGGCGATAGCCTTCCCCGGTCCGATGGCTGCACCAATCAACGCCGGACTGATTCCACGGTCTTCGTTGCCACCTATTGCCGGGGCGCCACAAGCTTGCGCACATCATCGTTTGATACTTGAGGCGGGGTCACGATTGATCTGGATCATGATGCGGCGGAAGTACCGGCGCTACCGTCTTGGATGAACGTGAAGATCGCGATGACAGCATCGAGGACGGCATGCGCATCACCCTTACATTGGCTGTTCTTTTAGCGGTGTCTGTCTTGGCCCCGGCAAGAGCAGACACCGTCGTCGACGTGGTGGTCGAACAGACCACCGATGTCATGGCGCTTTCGGCGCATGAGATGTTCCGGTTCGAGCCCCAGCTGGTCCGCATCAAGCCGGGCGACAGTGTGACGTTTCGTAACTCGATGGCCGACCACACCGTGCACAGCATCCCTGAGATCTGGCCGGAGGATGCCGAAGAAGTGCACATCAGCCATCAGCCAGAGGTGCAGGTCACGCTCGATCAAGCGGGTGTCTACGGCATCACCTGTGCACGTCACGGCCAGTACGGCATGGTCATGTTGATCCTGGTGGGCGAACCCGACCTGGAACCGGCCGAGGCGCGCATTGACGAGACCAGGCTGACGCCAGACGCCAAGAAAGAGATGCAGTCCCTGTTCGACGCTGCGCGTGCCGCCGACTAAGACCAATCATTGCTCTGTTTGATCTGCCTCAACGCAGGGCTTGGGGCGTCGACCTAGGCTTGACTCGTTCCTGTCTCGGGAGACCTGGATGCGCCTGAGCCTGCTCTTGGTCATAGCGACCCTTACTGGCATGTCCGTGGTGCTGGCGACAGCGGCGGATGAGGGTTTTGCGCCGCTGCCCGAGGCCCTGGAAGTCGACCAGGCGAAGGCGGAACTTGGCAGCTACCTGTTCTTCGATCCGCGCCTGTCCGGCGATGTCGGCAAGTCCTGCGCCAGTTGTCACGATCCCGCGCAAGGGTGGGGTGACGGCTTGGCGATGTCCGAGGGTTACACCGGCACGCGTCACTTCCGGAACGCGCCGTCGCTGTTCAACGTGGCATGGAAGACGGCCTTGATGTGGGACGGCCGGCTGGACGGCGACGACCTGGCGACCGCGACGCGCGACATGATGACCGAGTCCCATACCATGAACATGGATAGCCGGCTGGCCCAGGAACGGCTGAAGCAAACGCCGGCCTATGTCGCCATGTTCGATGAGGCCTATGGCGACGCTCCCTATGGCGGGCGCATCTATGGCGCCATCGGCGAGTTCCTGAAGACCATCCGAACCGAGAACGCGCCGTTCGATCTCTACCTGCGTGGGGATGACGCGTCGCTGTCCGCCGCCGCACTCAGAGGCATGGATCTTTTTGCTGGCAAGGCCGGCTGTATCGCATGTCATACCGGTCCGCTTCTCTCCGACGGACAATGGCATGTCACCGGCGCGCCGGATCATCCGGAGCTGCAGTCTGAGCCG carries:
- a CDS encoding aldehyde dehydrogenase family protein, producing the protein MYDFRKFYVNGAWVDPVGGAGALDVINPATEESVGQISLGSDKDVDQAVAAARAAFETFSQSTLEERTGLLERIVDIYKRRFDDVAKAITAEMGAPHSVSQEAQTPSGVGHFEQTLATLRSYAFEEAVNNATVVYKEPIGVCGFITPWNWPINQIAAKLGPALAVGCTVVHKPSEIAPLSSHILAEILEEAGVPKGVYNLIDGDGPTVGAYMASHPDIDMISFTGSTRAGVDVARNAAPSVKRVTQELGGKSPNIILDDADFPAAVNEGALACFYNTGQSCNAPTRMLVPQDKMDEAMKVAGDAAATQVVGDPTAESTNLGPIAYDTQYGKVMKLIQEGIDEGATLVCGGPDRPAHLNRGYFVSPTVFGNVTNDMTIAREEVFGPVLAIIGYKDEDDAIRIANDTPYGLSSYVSSGNAERAGRVARRLRTGMVHINGAPEDLAAPFGGYKQSGNGREFGSFGFDDFVEIKAVMGDEAA
- a CDS encoding cytochrome c peroxidase, yielding MRLSLLLVIATLTGMSVVLATAADEGFAPLPEALEVDQAKAELGSYLFFDPRLSGDVGKSCASCHDPAQGWGDGLAMSEGYTGTRHFRNAPSLFNVAWKTALMWDGRLDGDDLATATRDMMTESHTMNMDSRLAQERLKQTPAYVAMFDEAYGDAPYGGRIYGAIGEFLKTIRTENAPFDLYLRGDDASLSAAALRGMDLFAGKAGCIACHTGPLLSDGQWHVTGAPDHPELQSEPLRQITMLRHFAILGTPGYMNLRRDAGGFAVSKVEDDRHAFATPSLWDVGQTAPYMHAGVFDTLDAVVDFYDTGGGADQRAGLAPLGLSDAEKADLVAFLESLTGDAPAITAPELPRYDIIPVAQD
- a CDS encoding plastocyanin/azurin family copper-binding protein; translation: MDEREDRDDSIEDGMRITLTLAVLLAVSVLAPARADTVVDVVVEQTTDVMALSAHEMFRFEPQLVRIKPGDSVTFRNSMADHTVHSIPEIWPEDAEEVHISHQPEVQVTLDQAGVYGITCARHGQYGMVMLILVGEPDLEPAEARIDETRLTPDAKKEMQSLFDAARAAD